Proteins from a single region of Corynebacterium casei LMG S-19264:
- a CDS encoding helicase-associated domain-containing protein — translation MSAAQKSSTKPRDQVHAFRNWLATLDKPDLEAVLSNRPDTAIPVPPDINALATRMLLPGSIAMALAGCTAAELAVIEALSRKGAELEPVTVSSITHMLRFAPKEAIASLRAKALIFDVTSTEASSSAEPGFCLLPRVVQALPSGLMLLEQPEVSTEEVRALSADKREVLATIARAGGSIVTVGANSSIADSAALKELLAQKLLIEDGSHTIKLPRTTLQAIKGQQPVIVPLQAPAELRFEAEVDASGAAQDEAAEQETKADQSGTAAGLDVVYAMDRVIDALVRKPQALLKNKSLGIRQLSQVAQEINREEKETKALLALGMSARLLGRGEPEGLEGNFLAPTLQAMEWMDSPLDERWKVLLEGWERMDAAYWESQRGLDPEVENPRLPELRALIVHTFKAANEPLGKDTFWQAFAYLHPLTILHTNRDTLTHLLQEVQWIGAIARGQATAVVRESFEATGSLCPEPIEQFIIQADHTVMAPGPLTPAVQRVLSSFATLESPGLASVYRFDHASIRRGLDSALTGAEMKDFLSAHTWGDVPQAIAVLIDDVARSHGTLRSSAVRCYVRSDDSTMLTQAAATVPELRAIAPTVAVSSLPLSEVLEQLRAQGFSPAAEDESGVSIDVRPEPALVPASKPAKASRAGAARTTTRTTTGDDHVERAVAHLISKSHSQPKKLAVSAEDFTAVLRAAARSSHPVKITYANKHGEPTTVGATPLRVDGGQVDALVGTNTVRFPLHRISAVVMD, via the coding sequence ATGTCTGCTGCCCAAAAATCCTCCACCAAACCTCGCGATCAGGTCCATGCGTTTAGAAACTGGCTGGCCACGCTAGATAAACCGGACCTTGAGGCGGTCTTGTCCAACCGCCCGGATACCGCAATCCCGGTACCCCCGGACATTAACGCACTAGCTACGCGCATGCTGCTTCCGGGCTCAATCGCAATGGCATTAGCCGGCTGTACTGCAGCCGAGCTCGCCGTTATTGAGGCGCTATCACGAAAGGGAGCGGAGCTCGAGCCGGTGACGGTTTCATCGATCACACACATGCTGCGCTTCGCACCGAAGGAAGCTATCGCTTCACTGCGAGCCAAGGCTTTGATCTTTGATGTCACCAGTACTGAAGCTTCTTCTTCAGCAGAACCGGGTTTTTGCCTGCTCCCCCGTGTGGTCCAGGCGCTGCCTTCAGGGTTGATGTTGTTGGAGCAGCCGGAGGTTAGCACTGAAGAAGTGCGCGCGTTGAGCGCAGATAAGCGCGAGGTGCTTGCCACCATCGCCCGGGCAGGTGGGTCCATTGTCACGGTTGGCGCGAACTCTTCTATCGCCGACTCCGCTGCACTCAAGGAGCTGCTGGCACAGAAGCTTCTGATTGAAGACGGTAGCCACACCATCAAGCTGCCGCGCACCACGTTGCAGGCAATCAAAGGCCAGCAGCCGGTCATCGTGCCGCTGCAAGCACCAGCCGAGCTTCGCTTTGAGGCAGAAGTAGATGCCAGCGGCGCGGCGCAGGATGAAGCAGCTGAGCAGGAAACCAAGGCGGACCAATCCGGTACGGCGGCAGGGTTGGACGTGGTCTACGCAATGGACCGAGTGATTGACGCGCTAGTCCGCAAGCCACAGGCACTGTTGAAGAACAAGTCTTTAGGGATCCGTCAGCTCTCCCAGGTGGCACAAGAGATTAACCGGGAAGAAAAGGAAACCAAGGCGCTGCTGGCGCTAGGTATGTCCGCGCGCCTTTTAGGCCGAGGCGAGCCCGAAGGGCTGGAGGGAAACTTCCTGGCACCCACCTTGCAGGCCATGGAATGGATGGATTCGCCGCTGGATGAGCGTTGGAAGGTGCTTTTGGAAGGCTGGGAGCGCATGGACGCCGCCTACTGGGAATCCCAGCGCGGGCTTGACCCAGAGGTGGAAAACCCGCGGCTTCCGGAGCTGCGCGCGCTTATCGTGCACACGTTCAAGGCTGCGAATGAGCCGCTGGGTAAAGATACCTTCTGGCAAGCCTTTGCCTATCTTCATCCACTGACTATCTTGCACACCAACCGGGATACGCTCACGCACCTATTGCAGGAAGTGCAGTGGATTGGCGCCATCGCGCGCGGGCAAGCAACAGCCGTGGTGCGAGAATCATTCGAGGCCACAGGCAGCTTGTGCCCAGAGCCGATTGAGCAGTTCATCATCCAGGCCGATCACACCGTCATGGCACCCGGCCCGCTCACCCCGGCTGTCCAGCGCGTGTTGTCATCGTTTGCCACGCTGGAGTCCCCGGGCTTGGCCAGCGTGTACCGCTTCGATCACGCGTCCATTCGCCGCGGACTAGACTCAGCGCTCACAGGTGCGGAGATGAAAGACTTTCTTTCCGCACACACGTGGGGGGATGTTCCCCAGGCTATCGCAGTGCTTATCGATGACGTCGCGCGCAGCCACGGCACCCTTCGCTCCTCAGCGGTGCGCTGTTATGTCCGCAGTGATGACTCGACAATGCTCACCCAGGCAGCCGCCACAGTGCCGGAGCTCCGTGCGATTGCGCCGACGGTAGCAGTCTCTTCGTTGCCTTTATCTGAAGTACTTGAGCAGCTGCGCGCGCAGGGCTTTAGCCCAGCGGCAGAAGATGAATCAGGCGTATCCATCGATGTCCGCCCCGAACCCGCTCTGGTACCGGCCTCCAAACCCGCCAAAGCCTCTCGTGCTGGCGCTGCACGCACCACGACACGGACAACAACGGGCGATGACCATGTCGAGCGCGCGGTGGCACACCTTATTTCCAAGTCTCATTCGCAGCCTAAAAAGCTTGCCGTTTCGGCAGAAGATTTCACGGCGGTACTCAGAGCTGCAGCCCGCAGCAGCCACCCGGTGAAAATCACGTATGCCAACAAGCACGGCGAGCCCACCACCGTCGGCGCGACCCCGCTGCGCGTGGACGGCGGCCAGGTAGATGCCCTCGTGGGTACAAACACGGTGCGCTTCCCGCTGCATCGCATCTCAGCAGTGGTGATGGACTAG
- a CDS encoding resuscitation-promoting factor Rpf1 domain-containing protein → MGRHSAKTNSVGTKFAATTVAFGAAAALMAPTAAAAPDSDWDRLAQCESGGNWSINTGNGYHGGLQFSASTWQAFGGGEFAATANQASREQQIVVAERTLAQQGWGAWPACSAGMGLNSAPTERTAPSQESSAPAVPADAPAAVQQAAQNSSSDEVASDAVYSLVVDTLSNYGVQVPSVVTEAYKANRSDFNAFYSANRGTIDPIVALAG, encoded by the coding sequence ATGGGACGCCACTCCGCTAAGACCAACTCCGTTGGCACGAAGTTCGCAGCAACCACCGTCGCTTTCGGTGCAGCAGCTGCACTGATGGCACCAACCGCAGCAGCAGCTCCGGATTCTGACTGGGACCGCCTCGCACAGTGCGAGTCCGGCGGTAACTGGTCAATCAACACCGGCAACGGCTACCACGGTGGCCTGCAGTTCTCTGCATCCACCTGGCAGGCATTCGGCGGCGGAGAGTTCGCTGCGACCGCAAACCAGGCTTCACGCGAGCAGCAAATTGTTGTTGCAGAGCGCACCCTGGCACAGCAGGGTTGGGGCGCATGGCCAGCTTGCTCCGCAGGCATGGGCCTGAACTCCGCACCTACTGAGCGAACCGCTCCTTCCCAGGAGTCTTCCGCTCCTGCAGTTCCAGCTGACGCTCCTGCAGCGGTTCAGCAGGCTGCACAGAACTCCTCCTCCGATGAGGTAGCTTCTGACGCTGTCTACAGCCTGGTTGTTGACACCTTGTCTAACTACGGTGTGCAGGTTCCTTCTGTAGTCACCGAGGCTTACAAGGCTAACCGCAGCGACTTCAACGCTTTCTACAGCGCTAACCGCGGCACCATCGACCCAATCGTTGCACTCGCTGGCTAA
- a CDS encoding DUF3239 domain-containing protein, producing the protein MKIFKFEVDEAFAKKHNELLKDSGRLRLSGLIMGLLLVIAGVATYMFIDDTWRITVGLGLGLFGIMCAIVGVVAARKVGTAQELYDRYPLAPGVIVEVNERDMVLMALVNTNVDPKSPPRWAATLRTVTAIPGITTRTVGTTVPVAAVSGQVNSNEREHWQQITPMPIAWGTPDQEVVDIARKSVPQEQWQMLERARKRLTDVKATKFDLLVL; encoded by the coding sequence ATGAAGATTTTTAAGTTTGAGGTCGACGAAGCTTTTGCAAAAAAGCACAATGAGCTACTGAAGGATTCGGGACGTCTGCGGCTGTCCGGCCTGATTATGGGTCTGCTTCTGGTTATTGCCGGCGTGGCGACGTACATGTTTATTGATGACACATGGCGTATCACCGTCGGGCTCGGCCTCGGGCTCTTCGGCATCATGTGCGCCATCGTTGGCGTTGTTGCCGCACGCAAGGTGGGCACGGCACAGGAGCTCTATGACCGCTACCCACTGGCTCCAGGCGTGATTGTGGAAGTCAATGAGCGCGACATGGTACTGATGGCTTTGGTTAACACCAATGTTGACCCGAAGAGCCCGCCGCGCTGGGCGGCAACGCTGCGCACCGTCACCGCCATCCCTGGGATTACCACCCGCACCGTGGGCACTACGGTTCCGGTGGCTGCGGTGTCTGGCCAGGTTAACTCGAATGAACGTGAGCACTGGCAGCAGATTACTCCCATGCCGATTGCCTGGGGCACCCCGGATCAAGAAGTCGTTGACATCGCGCGCAAGTCGGTTCCGCAGGAGCAGTGGCAGATGCTGGAACGCGCCCGCAAACGCCTGACCGATGTTAAGGCAACTAAGTTCGACCTCTTGGTACTCTAA
- a CDS encoding pyridoxal phosphate-dependent aminotransferase codes for MTVRRLQPFGETIFATMSAAAAKHNAINLGQGFPDTDGPPRMLEIAQREIARGNNQYAPGKGVEVLRSAVADSRGVGTEEVLITVGATEAISATVLGLVEPGSEVIVFDPYYDAYAAAIALAGAQRVSVPLRQVDRTWDLNTAAFAAAITDRTSMVIINSPHNPTGSVFSRAALEEFARICVAHDLTVLSDEVYEHLIFEGNQHTRINELPGMKSRTVTSSSAAKSYNATGWKTGWAIAEPALLDGVIKAKQFMTYVGATPFQPAVAHAIHNERAWLRRMVDSLAVGKNILADGLRNAGLKVYDTAGTYFIVADVSPLGFDDGTDYCMGLPELQGVAAIPLAGFSDHKETWKPLVRFAFCKRHDVLREASERLAQTPLFRL; via the coding sequence ATGACAGTACGCAGGTTGCAGCCTTTTGGCGAGACTATCTTCGCCACCATGTCCGCTGCGGCGGCCAAGCACAACGCCATCAACCTCGGTCAGGGTTTTCCTGACACCGATGGCCCGCCGCGCATGTTGGAGATTGCGCAGCGCGAAATTGCACGCGGCAACAACCAGTACGCGCCCGGCAAGGGCGTGGAAGTGCTGCGCTCGGCCGTGGCTGATTCCCGCGGGGTTGGCACCGAGGAAGTTCTGATTACCGTCGGCGCGACGGAAGCTATTTCCGCGACCGTCTTGGGCCTTGTTGAGCCCGGTTCTGAGGTCATTGTCTTTGACCCGTATTATGACGCCTACGCCGCCGCCATTGCGCTGGCCGGCGCACAGCGCGTCTCCGTCCCGCTGCGTCAGGTCGACCGTACCTGGGATTTAAACACGGCTGCGTTTGCCGCAGCCATTACGGATAGAACCTCCATGGTTATTATCAACTCCCCGCATAACCCCACCGGTTCGGTGTTTTCTCGCGCGGCATTGGAGGAGTTCGCGCGCATTTGCGTCGCACACGATCTCACGGTGCTTTCTGATGAAGTCTATGAGCACCTCATCTTCGAAGGCAACCAGCACACCCGCATCAATGAGCTGCCCGGCATGAAGTCCCGCACAGTGACGAGCTCCTCTGCCGCGAAGTCTTACAACGCCACCGGCTGGAAGACCGGCTGGGCTATTGCGGAGCCAGCGCTTCTCGATGGAGTCATCAAGGCCAAACAATTTATGACCTATGTTGGCGCCACCCCGTTTCAGCCAGCGGTCGCGCACGCAATTCACAATGAACGCGCCTGGCTGCGCCGCATGGTGGATAGCCTCGCGGTGGGCAAGAATATTCTTGCCGATGGCCTCCGCAACGCCGGCCTCAAAGTGTACGACACCGCCGGCACCTACTTCATCGTCGCCGATGTCTCCCCTCTCGGTTTCGACGACGGCACCGACTATTGCATGGGTCTGCCAGAACTCCAGGGTGTTGCTGCTATCCCGCTGGCGGGATTTAGCGACCACAAGGAGACCTGGAAGCCACTTGTCCGCTTCGCTTTCTGCAAACGGCACGACGTCCTGCGCGAGGCCTCCGAACGCCTGGCCCAAACACCCCTGTTCCGCCTCTAG
- a CDS encoding iron ABC transporter ATP-binding protein, with translation MITLTGVKKAYSSETEIGPVNLEIPAGGITALIGPNGAGKSTLLTMIGRLLGMDSGQIQVAGMDISTSKSKDLAKIVSILRQDNHFITKLTVRQLVGFGRFPYSSGRLTDEDEEIITKYIDFLHLGALEDRYLDQLSGGQRQRAYVAMVLCQETDYVLLDEPLNNLDIAHSVEMMRHLKEAAEEFGRTIIVVLHDINYAARYAEYICAVKDGQIVAFGTPEEIMREEVLTPIFNTQIQVIGGPGGLLACYH, from the coding sequence GTGATTACTCTGACTGGCGTCAAAAAGGCGTATTCCTCAGAAACCGAAATTGGCCCTGTCAACCTTGAGATCCCAGCGGGCGGCATTACCGCGCTGATTGGCCCCAACGGTGCAGGTAAGTCAACACTGCTAACAATGATTGGCCGCTTGCTCGGCATGGACTCGGGCCAGATTCAGGTCGCCGGGATGGACATTTCCACGTCAAAGTCGAAGGACTTGGCCAAGATCGTCTCCATCCTCCGACAGGACAACCACTTCATTACCAAGCTGACCGTGCGCCAGTTGGTCGGTTTCGGACGTTTCCCATATTCCAGTGGACGTCTTACCGATGAAGACGAAGAGATCATTACTAAGTACATTGACTTCCTTCACCTTGGCGCATTAGAAGACCGCTACCTAGATCAGCTCTCCGGTGGGCAGCGTCAGCGCGCATATGTCGCGATGGTTCTGTGCCAGGAAACTGACTACGTGCTACTCGATGAGCCTTTGAACAACTTGGACATCGCTCACTCCGTGGAGATGATGCGCCACCTCAAGGAAGCTGCCGAAGAGTTTGGCCGCACCATCATCGTGGTTCTTCATGACATCAACTACGCAGCCCGTTATGCCGAGTACATCTGTGCGGTAAAGGATGGTCAGATTGTGGCTTTCGGAACGCCAGAAGAAATCATGCGGGAAGAAGTGCTTACTCCAATCTTTAATACCCAGATTCAGGTCATTGGGGGACCTGGTGGATTGCTCGCTTGCTACCACTAA
- a CDS encoding cold-shock protein, translated as MPIGKVKWFDAEKGFGFVSNPGDEDVYVGRNILPEGVKELVQGQRIEFDFAAGRRGPQALRVKVLETPRRSAKPSRKPDELASMLSDVMTLLETQVQPVLAQGRYPERKTGRQVAEILRAIAKDLDS; from the coding sequence ATGCCTATCGGCAAAGTTAAGTGGTTTGACGCTGAAAAAGGTTTTGGCTTCGTCTCCAATCCTGGAGATGAAGATGTCTATGTCGGCCGGAACATTCTGCCCGAGGGTGTTAAGGAACTGGTGCAGGGCCAGCGAATTGAGTTTGACTTCGCGGCTGGCCGTCGGGGCCCACAGGCTCTGCGCGTCAAGGTTCTGGAAACCCCACGACGTAGCGCTAAGCCTTCGCGCAAACCAGATGAGCTTGCAAGCATGCTCTCTGACGTTATGACGCTTCTGGAGACCCAGGTGCAGCCAGTGCTGGCACAGGGACGTTACCCAGAGCGCAAGACTGGACGTCAGGTTGCTGAAATCCTCCGCGCTATTGCGAAGGACCTTGACAGCTAA
- a CDS encoding DUF2771 domain-containing protein, translating into MATRKQARKQTLIQVLALLIAVVVIVVAVVLFQSWANNRPGAHPEDIRVTASVGEESIEVAPYLVCMPGTECPEGEVPNLYVGEDETLNLELPDDISRYQWQVLSIYDNPAANDETLHGPGETNTVEIPGSVDPIEASDSEDRPHLMVVEVSAVLVGTDDEGEEAPFSSVWSISTMSDEELANQESQ; encoded by the coding sequence ATGGCCACTCGCAAGCAGGCAAGAAAGCAAACGCTCATCCAGGTACTGGCACTACTAATCGCCGTAGTCGTCATCGTCGTTGCGGTGGTGCTATTCCAATCGTGGGCGAATAACCGCCCTGGTGCCCATCCGGAAGATATCCGGGTCACCGCATCAGTCGGAGAAGAGTCCATCGAGGTAGCACCCTACCTCGTGTGTATGCCTGGCACAGAGTGCCCGGAGGGTGAAGTACCCAACCTCTATGTTGGCGAAGATGAAACTCTCAACCTGGAGCTGCCCGATGACATCAGCCGCTACCAGTGGCAAGTCTTGAGTATCTATGACAACCCTGCCGCGAATGATGAAACCCTTCACGGCCCTGGAGAGACTAACACCGTTGAAATCCCTGGCTCGGTTGACCCCATCGAAGCATCCGACAGCGAAGACCGCCCGCACTTGATGGTTGTTGAGGTCTCCGCCGTTCTAGTTGGCACCGATGATGAAGGCGAAGAAGCACCGTTTTCTTCCGTGTGGTCAATTTCCACCATGAGCGACGAGGAACTAGCTAATCAGGAATCTCAGTAG
- a CDS encoding GntR family transcriptional regulator, producing the protein MARSEGAGGDCGTATAAVTNTERRQRVIDDLKQRIALGEIPLGSRIVEAEVTSRLGISRPTVREALSQLARHGYLVQEAYRGYRVSEIHRERVRELATVRVANDMVAIEGILGDESGKRMEQLDAVLQEYLTRMDKPDPIVRHEAHMAFHRGIWEASGNTFMMKLWPVLEAEMTLVLAVEQEQRHNDSRARALDESLVECIRRGDREEIHENLRMHVVDSAEEFLEFFDATIGRTI; encoded by the coding sequence ATGGCACGCTCGGAAGGAGCTGGCGGTGACTGTGGCACGGCGACGGCCGCGGTGACTAATACAGAACGGCGTCAACGCGTTATTGATGACCTCAAGCAGCGCATAGCTTTGGGTGAGATTCCGTTGGGTTCGCGAATTGTCGAGGCGGAAGTAACTTCTCGTTTGGGTATTAGCCGCCCGACGGTGAGAGAAGCGCTGAGCCAGCTGGCACGTCATGGCTACCTGGTTCAAGAGGCATATCGTGGCTACCGCGTGAGTGAAATTCATCGCGAGCGGGTGCGTGAATTGGCAACAGTTCGCGTGGCCAATGACATGGTCGCCATTGAAGGAATTCTGGGCGACGAGAGTGGCAAACGCATGGAGCAGCTGGATGCGGTGCTGCAGGAGTATCTCACCCGCATGGATAAACCTGACCCCATCGTGCGGCACGAAGCGCATATGGCTTTCCATCGAGGGATCTGGGAAGCCTCCGGAAACACATTCATGATGAAGCTGTGGCCGGTGCTCGAAGCGGAGATGACGCTGGTCCTCGCCGTTGAGCAGGAACAGCGCCATAACGACTCGCGTGCGCGTGCTTTAGATGAATCATTGGTGGAGTGCATTCGTCGCGGTGACAGGGAAGAAATTCATGAAAATCTGCGCATGCATGTGGTGGACAGCGCGGAGGAATTCCTGGAATTTTTCGACGCCACAATAGGGCGCACTATATAG
- a CDS encoding iron chelate uptake ABC transporter family permease subunit yields the protein MASKGKEKTRHVGAFQSAKAARKYWIMIIVMSVMAVLFSFGLLSYENPMEFGTKEYWLIANRRLDGVIAMGLVAVCQAVATVAFHTVTNNRILTPSIMGFESLYRVIHTSTIFFFGAVGLNNARTLEMFVIQLILMVFLSLLLYSWLLTGRSQNMHAMLLVGIVIGGGLGSISTFMQRMLTPSEFDILTARLFGSVTNADTDYYPIAVPLIIGATTLMYLNSRRLNVLSLGRDAAISLGVNHKANAIYTLVLVSILMATTTALVGPMTFLGFLVATLAYQFAETYDHRFLFPMAAITGFVVLTGAYFIMRHVFYAQGVVTIIIELVGGSVFLYVILRKGRL from the coding sequence ATGGCATCCAAGGGCAAAGAAAAAACGCGTCACGTTGGTGCGTTCCAGTCGGCAAAGGCGGCACGTAAATACTGGATAATGATCATCGTCATGTCGGTGATGGCAGTCCTATTCTCATTTGGTCTGCTTTCTTATGAAAACCCGATGGAATTTGGTACCAAGGAGTACTGGCTCATCGCCAATCGCCGTCTTGACGGTGTAATCGCAATGGGCTTGGTTGCCGTATGTCAGGCAGTAGCGACGGTTGCGTTCCACACAGTGACCAATAACCGAATTCTGACTCCATCGATTATGGGTTTTGAATCGCTCTACCGAGTAATTCACACCTCGACGATCTTCTTCTTCGGAGCTGTTGGCCTCAACAATGCCCGGACGCTCGAGATGTTCGTCATCCAGCTCATCTTGATGGTGTTTCTCTCGCTGCTGCTGTACTCCTGGCTGTTGACCGGGCGCTCACAGAATATGCACGCTATGTTGTTGGTCGGTATCGTCATCGGCGGTGGCCTTGGTTCGATTTCGACTTTCATGCAACGAATGCTGACTCCAAGTGAGTTCGACATTTTGACCGCGCGTCTATTTGGCTCTGTTACCAATGCTGATACGGACTACTATCCCATTGCGGTTCCGCTCATTATTGGCGCGACTACGTTGATGTATCTAAACTCCCGTCGTCTCAACGTATTGTCACTCGGCCGCGACGCCGCAATCAGCCTGGGCGTTAATCACAAGGCGAATGCGATTTACACGCTGGTACTGGTTTCCATCCTCATGGCAACCACCACGGCACTCGTTGGTCCAATGACCTTCCTTGGATTCCTCGTGGCAACCTTGGCGTATCAGTTCGCTGAAACCTATGACCACCGCTTCTTGTTCCCAATGGCCGCCATTACTGGCTTTGTAGTCCTAACCGGCGCATACTTCATTATGAGACATGTGTTCTACGCACAGGGCGTAGTCACCATCATTATTGAACTGGTAGGCGGTTCCGTGTTCCTGTACGTCATCCTAAGAAAGGGTCGACTGTGA
- a CDS encoding glutaminyl-peptide cyclotransferase has protein sequence MPSHTTPALLALLALPLTLMGCSSADSVSDSASSASSSPSLSSSASSGEAAGSDEEGSTTTVERFEANVIERVPFDASLFTQGLEVTPNGEVLVGTGQYGESGIFTLPVGSDSAQQHVGNEDDVFGEGLTQYDSADGPLIWQLSWDSGEAYKYDAESYELLDTVSYPGEGWGLCSVDDSSTLVMSDGTNELRHLDGESFEEQSRVPVTLDGQAVDNINELECVDVEVFANVWFSTDILRIDPATGKVTGIVDASGLENNAEEDPDHVLNGIAHIPDTDEYFLTGKRWPDMYRVSFDPIS, from the coding sequence ATGCCCTCCCACACCACGCCTGCATTGCTAGCTTTATTGGCCCTTCCGCTGACTCTCATGGGATGTTCAAGCGCAGATTCTGTATCGGATTCCGCAAGTTCCGCCTCCTCTTCTCCTTCCCTTTCTTCTAGTGCTTCTTCTGGTGAGGCGGCGGGAAGCGATGAAGAAGGAAGCACAACAACAGTTGAGCGCTTCGAGGCCAACGTCATTGAGCGGGTGCCTTTCGATGCTTCCTTGTTCACCCAAGGCCTAGAGGTCACACCGAACGGCGAGGTACTGGTGGGCACCGGTCAGTACGGCGAGTCCGGGATTTTTACTCTGCCGGTGGGCAGTGATTCCGCGCAGCAGCACGTCGGTAATGAGGACGATGTTTTCGGCGAAGGTTTAACCCAATATGACAGCGCCGATGGTCCACTGATTTGGCAGCTGTCCTGGGACTCCGGTGAGGCTTACAAGTATGACGCGGAAAGCTACGAGCTGCTTGACACTGTCTCCTACCCCGGTGAAGGCTGGGGCTTGTGCAGCGTGGATGACTCCTCAACGCTTGTCATGTCTGATGGCACCAACGAACTGCGACACTTGGACGGTGAGAGCTTTGAAGAGCAATCGCGTGTGCCTGTCACCCTGGATGGTCAGGCCGTAGACAACATCAATGAGCTGGAATGCGTCGACGTTGAAGTCTTTGCCAACGTCTGGTTTAGCACCGATATCCTGCGCATCGACCCAGCAACCGGTAAGGTCACCGGCATTGTTGACGCTTCCGGCTTGGAAAACAACGCCGAGGAAGACCCGGATCATGTCCTCAACGGCATCGCGCACATTCCAGATACTGACGAGTATTTCCTCACCGGAAAGCGCTGGCCCGATATGTACCGCGTGAGCTTCGACCCGATTTCTTAG
- a CDS encoding DNA repair helicase XPB, with protein MNGPLIVQSDKTVLLEVDHPQAHEARAALAPFAELERAPEHIHTYRITPLALWNAKAAGHDAEQAVHVLETFSRFPVPQALLVDVAETMSRYGRVRILKSPAHGLILESTEQAIIEELVRHKKIGGMLGARIDDLSVSIPPSERGRIKQELLKVGWPAEDLAGYVDGEAHPIALDESGWALRDYQEYATDSFWEGGSGVVVLPCGAGKTIVGAAAMAKAKATTLILVTNTVAGRQWRDELLRRTTLTENEIGEYSGEKKEIKPVTIATYQVVTRKTKGEYRALELFDSRDWGLVIYDEVHLLPAPVFRMTSDLQSRRRLGLTATLVREDGREGDVFSLIGPKRYDAPWKELEMSGFIAIADCVEVRVDMNAEERMVYATAENRDRYRISATADAKFTAVKEIIGRHAGQQMLIIGGYVEQLEDIAKRLDAPLIHGKTSNAQREKLFEAFRQGDIQVLVVSKVANFSIDLPEAAVAIQLSGTFGSRQEEAQRLGRLLRPKADGGEATFYTLVTRDSIDATYALHRQRFLAEQGYAYRLLDASDL; from the coding sequence ATGAATGGTCCGCTGATTGTGCAGTCTGATAAGACAGTCTTACTCGAAGTCGATCATCCCCAGGCGCATGAAGCTCGCGCGGCGCTCGCTCCCTTCGCGGAGCTCGAGCGCGCACCGGAGCATATCCACACTTACCGCATCACGCCGTTGGCGTTGTGGAACGCGAAGGCCGCTGGCCACGACGCGGAGCAGGCCGTGCACGTGCTGGAGACTTTCTCCCGTTTCCCGGTGCCACAAGCATTGCTTGTCGATGTCGCCGAGACCATGTCGCGTTACGGCCGCGTCCGAATCCTCAAGTCCCCGGCGCATGGATTGATTCTGGAATCCACGGAGCAGGCGATCATTGAAGAGCTCGTCCGGCACAAAAAGATTGGCGGGATGCTCGGCGCACGCATTGATGACTTGTCGGTTTCAATCCCGCCGTCAGAGCGCGGGCGAATCAAGCAAGAATTGCTCAAAGTCGGCTGGCCCGCCGAAGACCTCGCCGGCTACGTCGATGGTGAAGCACATCCGATTGCGCTCGATGAGTCCGGCTGGGCACTGCGTGATTATCAGGAATACGCCACCGATTCTTTCTGGGAGGGCGGTTCCGGTGTGGTTGTGCTGCCCTGTGGCGCCGGCAAAACCATCGTCGGTGCAGCTGCAATGGCCAAGGCCAAGGCCACCACGCTCATTCTGGTCACCAACACCGTGGCTGGCCGTCAATGGCGCGATGAGCTGCTGCGCCGCACAACACTGACAGAAAATGAGATCGGCGAATACTCCGGTGAAAAGAAAGAGATCAAGCCGGTCACCATCGCCACCTACCAAGTGGTCACGCGTAAAACCAAGGGCGAATACCGCGCGCTGGAACTCTTCGACTCTCGGGATTGGGGCCTGGTCATCTATGACGAGGTGCATCTTCTGCCCGCACCAGTTTTCCGCATGACCTCTGACCTGCAGTCACGCCGCCGGCTGGGACTCACCGCAACTTTGGTGCGTGAAGATGGCCGCGAGGGCGATGTCTTCTCACTCATCGGTCCGAAGCGCTATGACGCGCCGTGGAAAGAACTGGAGATGTCTGGTTTCATCGCGATTGCCGATTGCGTCGAGGTGCGCGTGGACATGAACGCCGAAGAACGCATGGTCTATGCCACCGCAGAAAACCGCGACCGCTACCGCATCTCAGCAACCGCGGACGCGAAGTTTACAGCCGTGAAAGAAATCATCGGCAGGCATGCTGGCCAGCAGATGCTGATCATCGGCGGCTACGTCGAGCAACTAGAAGACATCGCAAAGCGGCTTGATGCTCCCCTCATCCACGGCAAAACCTCCAATGCCCAACGTGAGAAGCTCTTCGAAGCCTTCCGCCAAGGCGACATCCAAGTACTGGTGGTCTCCAAGGTGGCTAACTTCTCCATTGACCTACCGGAAGCTGCCGTGGCAATCCAGCTATCGGGAACCTTTGGCTCCCGCCAAGAAGAGGCTCAACGCCTTGGCCGACTGCTTCGGCCAAAGGCTGATGGAGGCGAAGCAACGTTTTACACCTTGGTCACTCGCGATAGTATTGATGCAACTTATGCTTTGCACCGGCAACGTTTCTTGGCCGAGCAAGGCTATGCCTACCGGTTGTTAGATGCCAGCGACCTCTAG